A window of the Apostichopus japonicus isolate 1M-3 chromosome 8, ASM3797524v1, whole genome shotgun sequence genome harbors these coding sequences:
- the LOC139971115 gene encoding uncharacterized protein, giving the protein MERKDETEWSDGELERCIEYRCRICKQRQSSAADLKSHFRKEHSRKRFHCETCSYQSDRKTDVQRHSDAKHRKLEPKTKGKKDHRNDGNKDNDKEPPKVQRVTSVYAPALEDLLGSPLSSLSRPPTPQAAKGIPTPESPVHRHKSPSKTSVIPTLTPERPGPDPRLFRGETSDPGMRVSEWREKSKVLPCSATQVEWKVRRFETGIRLTTLTETAIHPDGTVFRATKETVEGPAN; this is encoded by the coding sequence ATGGAGCGCAAGGACGAGACAGAGTGGAGCGATGGAGAACTAGAGAGGTGCATCGAATACCGCTGCAGAATCTGTAAACAAAGGCAGTCCAGTGCGGCAGATTTGAAATCGCATTTCCGGAAGGAGCACAGTAGGAAGAGATTCCATTGCGAAACCTGCTCGTACCAGAGTGACCGAAAGACAGATGTACAGAGACACTCTGATGCCAAACATCGAAAGTTAGAACCGAAGACTAAAGGGAAAAAGGACCATCGCAACGATGGGAACAAAGACAACGACAAAGAGCCACCCAAGGTGCAAAGGGTGACATCTGTGTATGCGCCAGCCCTGGAGGACCTGCTAGGGTCACCACTGTCCTCCTTATCAAGACCCCCAACACCGCAGGCTGCAAAAGGAATTCCGACCCCAGAGAGCCCAGTACACCGCCACAAATCTCCAAGCAAAACCAGCGTGATTCCCACTTTAACACCGGAAAGACCTGGTCCAGACCCTCGACTGTTCCGTGGGGAGACGTCGGACCCTGGGATGCGAGTCAGTGAGTGGAGGGAGAAAAGTAAGGTGCTCCCATGCAGCGCAACGCAGGTGGAATGGAAGGTGAGGAGGTTTGAAACCGGGATCAGACTAACAACACTGACGGAGACGGCAATCCACCCAGATGGGACGGTGTTCCGAGCAACCAAGGAGACTGTAGAGGGGCCGGCCAACTGA
- the LOC139971821 gene encoding uncharacterized protein gives MFFTFSLASYYASSYMFGNFNKFLAYGRAQYILPQGCYGYRPPFKDLKRTTFNRESPVTGDDSSALLCLTSVFLDLTLQDQLKFYPDFVLAQLEECLLQGLPSSFPLDHKNDPERTFLIPNGNFGIPTLPRVEQNNTPATLETYHQDDTTSTWSDIQGQHTQQTTTTRHEGYTLTFYQYTFKSSTGPEQIQNSEETLTDPTGTTTATKYMHYWTDGVSSYQLNANKLTIQTQDGLTNSYTEDIQQSDYSVAGIGKDELSHVTEYTVVAGKQTTTNKQFAIQTSVSDGTSCQTQSHSGTEDTVSDEENTSTVYQDQRTSTDGVSTTVVTSSNQVTRTDDTYNSQSFSETSSDDGSYEFQAEEIELRQSDGFISIKQTHPAGKGDNVFGDHLLYLQY, from the exons ATGTTCTTTACATTTTCCTTGGCAAGCTATTATGCTTCATCTTACATGTTTGGGAATTTCAACAAATTCCTGGCCTATGGACGAG CTCAATACATCCTTCCACAAGGATGTTACGGGTACCGTCCTCCGTTTAAAG ATCTAAAACGGACAACCTTCAATCGGGAATCTCCCGTGACCGGAGATGATTCCTCTGCGCTTCTTTGCTTAACATCAG TCTTCCTTGATCTTACGCTTCAAGACCAGTTAAAATTCTACCCTGACTTTGTGCTGGCACAACTTGAAG AATGCCTCCTTCAAGGACTTCCTTCAAGTTTTCCTCTCGATCATAAGAACG ATCCTGAGAGAACCTTTTTGATTCCAAATGGTAACTTTGGGATCCCCACCTTGCCTCGAG TGGAGCAGAATAACACCCCTGCTACCCTCGAGACGTATCACCAAGATGATACTACCTCCACCTGGTCTG ATATTCAGGGTCAACATACCCAGCAGACCACAACAACGAGACATGAAG GTTACACTTTGACTTTCTACCAGTATACCTTCAAAAGCTCAACTG GACCTGAACAGATCCAAAACTCAGAAGAAACCTTAACAG ATCCAACTGGTACTACGACAGCTACCAAATACATGCACTATTGGACTG ATGGGGTGTCGTCATACCAACTGAATGCGAACAAACTAACAATTCAAACCCAAG ACGGACTAACTAACTCCTACACAGAGGACATTCAACAATCTGATTATTCTG TTGCTGGGATTGGTAAAGACGAGCTAAGTCACGTCACTGAGTACACTGTAGTAG CTgggaaacaaacaacaacaaacaaacagtttgcCATTCAGACCAGTGTTAGTG ATGGGACTTCATGCCAGACTCAATCTCACAGTGGCACAGAGGACACTGTATCAG ATGAAGAGAACACATCTACAGTATACCAGGATCAGCGTACATCTACTG ATGGAGTTTCCACTACTGTAGTGACGTCATCTAACCAGGTGACCCGCACAG ATGATACTTATAACAGCCAAAGCTTCTCGGAGACTTCTAGCGATG ATGGAAGCTACGAATTTCAGGCCGAGGAAATAGAGCTACGGCAATCGG ATGGCTTTATTTCTATCAAACAAACCCACCCAGCAGGGAAAGGAGACAATGTCTTCG GCGACCACCTCCTTTACCTGCAGTACTGA